One Aegilops tauschii subsp. strangulata cultivar AL8/78 chromosome 7, Aet v6.0, whole genome shotgun sequence genomic window carries:
- the LOC109771667 gene encoding probable methyltransferase PMT9: protein MKPHPPPPPPPGSRGWGGGAPGRRRAFACALAGAALALALLCLFHGAAFGPTLRRPRLRLRASQVEAQAPLPAGLALSSLPVCDARHSELIPCLDRGLHHQLRLRLNLSLMEHYERHCPPAPRRLNCLIPSPDGYLVPIRWPRSRDEVWTANIPHTHLASEKSDQRWMVVNGDKINFPGGGTHFHYGADKYIVNLAQMLGFPNDKLNNEGNIRNVLDVGCGVASFGAYLLPLDIIAMSLAPNDVHENQIQFALERGIPSTLGVLGTRRLPYPSRSFELAHCSRCRIDWLQRDGILLLEVDRVLRPGGYFVYSSPEAYAHHDPVNRKIWKQMSNLAQRMCWRIASKEGQTVIWVKPLTNGCYMRREPRALPPMCGHDDDPDAAWNVLMKACITPYSKRVNKVKGSELLPWPQRLTAPPPRLEEIGISSKNFTEDNEIWNSRVAQYWKLMKSEIQKYSFRNVMDMNANLGGFAASLRKKDVWVMNVVPFMESGKLKIIYDRGLIGTIHNWCESFSTYPRTYDLLHAWLLFSEMENQGCGLEDLLIEMDRIMRPHGYAIIRDKAAVIDYIKKLLPTLRWDDWSSEVKPKRDALSSGDERVLIVRKRLWDQAPQASS, encoded by the exons ATGaagccgcacccgccgccgccgccgccgccgggcagCCGGGGGTGGGGCGGGGGCGCGCCGGGCCGCCGCCGGGCCTTCGCGTGCGCCCTCGCCGGGGCCGCCCTCGCGCTCGCGCTCCTCTGCCTCTTCCACGGCGCCGCCTTCGGCCCCACCCTCCGCCGCCCTCGCCTCCGCCTCCGAGCCTCGCAGGTCGAGGCCCAGGCCCCGCTCCCCGCCGGCCTCGCGCTCTCCTCCCTCCCG GTGTGCGACGCGCGGCACTCGGAGCTGATCCCGTGCCTGGACCGGGGCCTCCACCACCAGCTCCGCCTCAGGCTCAACCTCTCCCTCATGGAGCATTACGAGCGCCACTGcccgcccgcgccccgccgcctcaACTGCCTCATCCCCTCACCCGATGGCTACCTG GTGCCGATCAGGTGGCCGAGGAGCCGGGACGAGGTGTGGACGGCCAACATACCCCACACCCACCTCGCCTCCGAGAAGTCAGACCAGAGGTGGATGGTGGTGAACGGTGACAAGATCAACTTCCCCGGCGGAGGCACCCACTTCCACTACGGCGCCGACAAGTACATTGTGAACCTCGCGCAG ATGTTGGGGTTTCCGAATGACAAGCTGAACAACGAAGGCAACATCAGGAACGTGCTCGACGTCGGCTGCGGGGTTGCTAGCTTCGGGGCTTACCTCCTACCGCTAGATATAATTGCGATGTCGCTTGCTCCCAACGATGTGCACGAGAACCAGATTCAGTTTGCCCTTGAGAGGGGGATACCGTCGACCCTTGGTGTGCTGGGCACAAGGAGGCTGCCATATCCAAGCCGCTCATTCGAGCTGGCGCATTGCTCACGCTGTCGAATTGACTGGTTGCAGAGGGATGGGATCTTGTTGCTGGAAGTGGATAGGGTTTTGAGGCCTGGAGGGTATTTCGTTTATTCGTCACCAGAGGCTTATGCTCATCATGACCCAGTTAACCGGAAGATATGGAAGCAGATGAGCAATCTTGCTCAGAGGATGTGCTGGAGGATTGCTTCAAAGGAGGGTCAGACGGTGATATGGGTCAAACCATTGACAAATGGGTGCTATATGAGGAGAGAGCCCAGAGCACTTCCTCCCATGTGTGGCCATGATGATGACCCAGATGCTGCTTGGAATGTCCTCATGAAAGCATGCATAACTCCCTACTCCAAGA GAGTTAACAAGGTTAAAGGAAGCGAACTGCTTCCCTGGCCACAAAGGCTCACAGCACCACCCCCTCGTCTGGAAGAGATTGGAATCAGTTCAAAGAATTTTACTGAAGACAAT GAAATTTGGAATTCTAGAGTTGCTCAGTACTGGAAACTTATGAAATCTGAGATACAGAAGTATTCCTTCAGAAATGTTATGGATATGAATGCTAACCTTGGTGGATTTGCAGCATCACTGAGGAAAAAGGATGTCTGGGTAATGAATGTAGTCCCTTTCATGGAATCTGGAAAACTGAAGATCATATATGACCGTGGTTTGATAGGGACAATCCATAACTG GTGCGAGTCATTCTCGACATACCCTCGTACGTACGACCTCCTTCACGCCTGGCTCCTGTTCTCTGAGATGGAGAATCAGGGCTGTGGCCTGGAAGATCTGCTGATCGAGATGGACCGCATCATGAGGCCTCATGGGTATGCCATCATCAGGGACAAAGCTGCTGTCATAGACTACATCAAGAAGCTTCTACCCACGCTGAGATGGGACGACTGGTCATCTGAGGTGAAACCAAAGAGAGACGCGCTTTCGTCAGGCGATGAAAGAGTCTTGATCGTGAGGAAAAGGCTATGGGATCAGGCACCACAGGCATCGTCGTAG
- the LOC109771671 gene encoding uncharacterized protein, with product MAELRGRNKEMSRRRSRPAVEEAVGVNPLNPRYSEYDPKQREYVYTRFCFDPRLDLDKESPYGPMRHTHKTFGEGFPLFHSANILSVKIVSSDYGYPLNVYGTVIARDDLDRKCVYLFRRDKDNHQFITSEDNSLVLTGPKRGLAVCGSLFFEINLKVKDVHGREVKDERLSKGMLDINGITRQTSNFKYGVETGTLVSMHSTLEMNFAFVRDAVEGTVEIRILEGPVDFHGKIIATPTRVPCEIVLHDSRVNGLLTAGDDQVMRTARRVVCVSVGEMLLVTVAPEGGDELSPHTVRFASKLNGYAAENMMCGNYKMQVKVTWSIVM from the exons ATGGCTGAGCTGCGAGGGAGAAACAAAGAGATGTCAAG aagaagaagccggccggcggtggaggaggcggtgGGCGTCAATCCTCTCAATCCGAGGTATAGCGAGTACGACCCCAAGCAGAGGGAGTACGTGTACACCCGCTTCTGCTTCGATCCCAGGCTCGATCTCGACAAGGAGT CCCCTTATGGCCCAATGCGCCATACTCACAAAACCTTCGGAGAGGGATTCCCGTTGTTTCACTCAGCAAATATTCTCTCAGTCAAGATTGTTTCTTCTGACTATGGCTACCCACTTAATGTCTATGGTACGGTAATAGCCAGGGATGATTTGGATCGCAAATGTGTCTATTTATTCCGGCGCGACAAGGACAATCACCAGTTCATCACCTCagag GACAATTCATTGGTTTTGACTGGTCCAAAGAGAGGACTTGCGGTCTGTGGTTCGCTATTCTTTGAAATCAATCTGAAGGTTAAGGATGTGCATGGGAGGGAGGTCAAGGATGAAAGGCTCAGCAAAGGCATGCTGGATATTAATGGCATCACAAGACAGACATCAAACTTCAAATATGGGGTCGAAACAGGCACGCTTGTCAGCATGCACAGCACATTGGAGATGAACTTTGCATTTGTTAGGGACGCGGTCGAGGGCACTGTCGAGATCAGGATCCTTGAGGGTCCTGTTGATTTCCATGGCAAGATCATTGCTACCCCCACCAGAGTTCCATGTGAAATTGTGCTACATGATAGCAGAGTGAATGGCTTGCTCACTGCCGGCGATGATCAAGTCATGCGAACAGCGCGCCGCGTGGTATGTGTATCTGTAGGTGAGATGCTCCTGGTGACTGTTGCTCCTGAAGGTGGCGATGAGCTCTCACCCCACACCGTTAGGTTTGCTTCAAAGCTCAACGGTTATGCCGCCGAGAACATGATGTGTGGTAACTATAAGATGCAAGTGAAGGTCACTTGGTCGATTGTGATGTAA
- the LOC109771664 gene encoding protein PECTIC ARABINOGALACTAN SYNTHESIS-RELATED: MAELRHGTVAAAAARASGSPAKRDAEAASASASSPFLSSPRGGGDGGKDGALRPPPPLHQRYPLPAAVRALLALEDPRSPSAPASYRILLAVLACAALGALVSAPSVWSRLNAPYLCRKDGIRLQCPGVSNSLWENPHAAATSWKPCAERRRDEISDLVPENETSGYIFIHAEGGLNQQRIAICNAVAIAKIMNATLILPVLKQDQIWKDQTKFEDIFDVDHFINYLKDDVRIVRDIPDWFTEKDELFTSIRRTVKNIPKYAPAQFYVDNVLPRIKEKKIMSIKPFVDRLGYDNVPMKINRLRCRVNYHALKFLPGIEEMADKLATRMRNRTGNVNPYMALHLRFEKGMVGLSFCDFAGTREEKAMMAEYRQKQWPRRFKNGSHLWSLALEKRKEGRCPLEPGEIGFILRAMGYTKETQIYVASGQVYGGNNRMAPLRNMFPNLVTKEDLASKEEIEHFKKHVTSLAALDFLVCLKSDVFVMTHGGNFAKLIIGFRRYMGRHRLKSIKPDKGLMSKFFGNPYMPWANFVEDVMITHQTRTGLPEATFPHYDLWENPLSHCMCRA, encoded by the exons ATGGCCGAGCTGCGGCACGgcacggtggcggcggcggcggcccgcgCCTCCGGCTCGCCCGCGAAGCGCGACGCGGaggccgcctccgcctccgcctcctcccccttcctctcctccccacgcggcggcggcgacggcggcaagGACGGCGCGCTGCGCCCGCCCCCTCCGCTCCACCAGAGGTACCCGCTCCCCGCCGCCGTCCGCGCCCTCCTCGCGCTCGAGGACCCGCGGTCGCCCTCGGCCCCGGCCTCCTACCGGATCCTGCTCGCCGTCCTCGCCTGCGCCGCCCTCGGCGCGCTCGTCTCCGCCCCCTCCGTGTGGTCGCGCCTC AACGCGCCCTACCTGTGCCGCAAGGATGGGATTCGGCTCCAGTGCCCCGGG GTGAGCAACTCTCTGTGGGAGAATCCGCATGCCGCCGCCACGTCTTGGAAGCCGTGTGCCGAGCGACGCAGGGACGAGATCTCAG ATCTTGTGCCAGAGAACGAAACTTCTGGGTATATTTTTATTCATGCTGAGGGAGGATTGAACCAGCAACGAATAGCT ATATGTAATGCTGTTGCAATTGCTAAGATAATGAACGCCACACTTATTTTGCCTGTGCTGAAGCAGGATCAAATATGGAAAGATCAAAC GAAATTTGAAGATATCTTCGATGTAGATCATTTTATAAATTATTTGAAGGATGATGTCCGCATTGTTCGAGATATTCCTGACTGGTTCACAGAAAAAGATGAGCTGTTCACCAGTATAAG GCGTACTGTAAAAAACATCCCAAAATATGCACCAGCGCAGTTTTATGTCGATAATGTACTTCCAAGGATCAAAGAGAAAAAGATAATGTCTATCAAACCATTTGTTGATAGATTGGG GTATGATAATGTTCCAATGAAGATTAACCGGCTCAGATGCAGAGTTAATTATCATGCCTTAAAGTTTCTACCTGGCATTGAAGAAATGGCTGACAAACTGGCAACAAGGATGCGGAATCGAACTGGGAATGTAAATCCATACAT GGCTCTTCATCTTAGATTCGAGAAAGGAATGGTGGGTTTATCCTTTTGTGATTTTGCTGGAACCAGAGAGGAGAAAGCAATGATGGCTGAATATAGACAGAAACAATGGCCAAGACGCTTCAAG AATGGATCTCACCTTTGGTCTTTAGCACTGGAAAAGAGAAAAGAAGGCCGCTGCCCGCTTGAGCCTGGGGAAATAGGTTTCATTCTGCGTGCAATGGGATATACGAAGGAGACTCAGATATATGTTGCATCAGGGCAAGTGTATGGTGGAAACAATAGAATGGCACCGCTGAGGAATATGTTCCCCAATTTG GTTACCAAAGAAGATCTCGCAAGCAAGGAGGAGATAGAGCATTTCAAGAAGCATGTAACCAGCCTTGCTGCATTGGACTTCCTGGTATGCCTGAAGTCGGACGTATTCGTCATGACCCATGGCGGCAATTTTGCGAAGCTGATCATCGGCTTCCGCCGCTACATGGGGCGACATAGGCTCAAGTCTATCAAGCCGGACAAGGGGCTCATGTCGAAGTTCTTCGGCAACCCATACATGCCATGGGCGAATTTCGTGGAGGATGTGATGATCACTCACCAGACACGAACAGGCCTCCCCGAGGCCACCTTCCCGCACTATGACCTCTGGGAGAACCCCCTCTCCCATTGCATGTGTAGAGCATAA
- the LOC109771666 gene encoding uncharacterized protein yields MNQEFSLEVRSAAHAVVRLYGFLLTVPPEPGTADDELDMSCPGDDELVEMEYSPEGRRFLGGPAPWFAAAGCTAGCMRVAVVEDDQEEAAADSKEILVLYRYAPFSVSSDGVVARGSTRAHLLRFMATGDHTARSLAWAGSSLVRLIYPGDFSEQLQELWSSLASQVSVLPRAARVEVFVDVGVLRRSVFVDDSILRRSYYTPERMEWMRSVLEETVEEPWPVRFTGMELHLPEPMRRDHDKDEAALDDDDTDAGERPAKRRRVVAAGDDCPVCLQLLEGDDLVAWPGCGKPHVFHGACLERVLVESKTCPICRRALYVEPK; encoded by the coding sequence ATGAACCAGGAGTTCTCGCTGGAGGTCCGCTCCGCTGCCCACGCGGTTGTTCGGTTATATGGTTTCCTTCTCACAGTGCCGCCTGAACCCGGGACGGCGGACGACGAGCTCGATATGAGCTGCCCCGGCGACGACGAGCTGGTGGAAATGGAATACTCCCCCGAGGGCCGGCGGTTTCTTGGAGGCCCGGCGCCGTGGTTCGCCGCCGCGGGGTGcacggccggctgcatgcgggTCGCCGTCGTGGAGGacgaccaagaagaagcagcagcagacAGCAAGGAGATCCTGGTGCTCTACCGCTACGCCCCCTTCTCGGTATCATCGGACGGCGTGGTCGCGCGAGGGAGCACCAGGGCGCACCTGCTCCGGTTCATGGCCACCGGCGACCACACGGCGAGGTCGCTGGCGTGGGCCGGGTCGTCTCTGGTCCGGCTGATATACCCCGGTGACTTCAGCGAGCAGCTCCAGGAGCTATGGTCGAGCCTGGCGTCGCAGGTGAGCGTGCTGCCGCGTGCCGCGCGCGTCGAGGTGTTCGTCGACGTCGGCGTCCTCCGGAGGTCGGTGTTCGTCGACGACAGCATCCTCCGGAGGTCGTACTACACGCCCGAGCGCATGGAGTGGATGCGCTCCGTGCTGGAGGAGACGGTGGAGGAGCCGTGGCCCGTGCGCTTCACCGGCATGGAGCTGCACCTGCCGGAGCCGATGCGGCGCGACCATGATAAAGACGAAGCCGCCCTCGATGACGATGACACGGACGCCGGTGAACGGCCAGCAAAGCGAAGGAGGGTCGTCGCCGCCGGGGACGATTGCCCCGTCTGCTTGCAGCTGCTCGAGGGCGACGACCTCGTCGCGTGGCCCGGGTGCGGCAAGCCCCACGTCTTCCATGGCGCGTGCTTGGAGCGCGTCCTCGTGGAGAGCAAGACGTGCCCTATTTGCAGGCGCGCGCTGTACGTCGAGCCTAAATAA